The genomic DNA TCCAGGACAGCATGATGGCAGCACCTATGTATTGTTCCGTACTCGGAAAAGAGCTCCTTGGATCCAGTTTGCGACTCGCCGCCCACTTCACCGATCTCTGGTTGTCTGCTTTCCTTGTCATGGTTCATGGAGAATCCAAACATCTCCATAGGAAACCCTAGCTTCCCAGCTTTCGTCACAAGAGATATTGAGCACAAAACAGTAGCCCTGGGGCAACGCAATGTGACAAGGATCAATTGTCTTCCTGGCTGAAGACAAGGGACTGTCAGGCCGTATGAATGACTCTTGGTATCATGTGAGAGGTTGTGGTTGATTGTGGGAATCATCGTCAAAATTGCCAAGGAGTCGTCGAGCGGTAGGGGGGTCTGAGAGAGTTGAACGCATTGGAAAGCTCCACGTCACTATCGCCATCATTGATGGGCAAATCTCTGGACCGGCACCAAGCCCTGAAACACGCAGCCACGCCAGGCCTGGCTGCCCTCTGGTATTGACTGTTCACGAGACGGGTGGACCAAAAACACTTTGCTTGCAAGGGGCTGGAGCCTTCATACGTGAAGGCTCAAAGAGACAGCACGACATCGTCACAACAATCAAGGCGGGCGCTCCTTGTGccttctttccttcctcCACTGATTAGACCTCCCTCCTTTCCTCTCAACTCTTCTCTCAACGCCTGTTGTGTTATTCCTCATCAATCTATCGAATCCCCCACCACCATTTGTCCCTCCGAGCATCTACTCGTTCGATCATGATGGCGAATACAGACGAGGGAAACCCGGGCATCGTGGAGGAGATCTCCCGGGCATCGAGAGGACTGGGAATCCCCTCTACCGTCCTGCAACCTCGGCCAGAACTTGTCCAGGAAGAAGGTATTGACATCATTTCTTTCAACAGCACCGCCGAGATCGCGGCCAACGCTCCCCGATACCGCCGCAAGAGCTCAACGTTCATCGATGGCATCCACGATGTTCCTGAAGACCAAGATATGGCGCCGGCCCAGCTTTACAGCACCATGTCCGGCCGCCTGTTTCACTCTGGCCGCATTGCCATTGTCATGGTTGGCCTTCCAGCTCGTGGCAAGACGTAAGCACGCACGCTTGGCTGGCTTGACATTTTGCTGACGACGTTCATAGTCACATTTGCGTGTCTCTGGCGCGTTACCTCGGCTGGTAAGACCTCTGATGTGTGTTTGGTATCATTTGACTCATTTCTTGTAGGTTGGGAGTCAAGACTCGCATTTTCCACCTTGGAGACTACCGTCGTGCCACAGTTGGCAAAGGCGGCATCGTTCCCGAAGACTACTTTTTCCCGGATGCGTCTCCTCAGTCAGTCATTCTTCGTCAGAAAATCCTGAAGAAATGCCGTGAGGACATCTACGCCTGGCTGAACCATGAGAATGGCCAGGTCGCCATCTACGATGCTGTCAACCCTACTGCCGCTGGTCGTCGCGCGCTTGCTAAAGAGCTCGCGAAGCATGACGTTCAGGTGAGAGGTGATCCGCCCCGGTTCCAGTTGCCTGTCTAACGTTTCACAGACACTCTTTATCGAGTCCTACGTCAATGATGAAGGTATCTTGCGTGAAAATGCCCGCAACGTCAAGATCTCGTCCCCCGACGTAAGTAACAAACTTCACAAGCTTTGGGGGACTCTTTACTGACAAGTACAGTTCGCCGGCATGGACCCCGATGAGGCCGCCAAGTTGTATCTGCGCCGCATTGACATGAAGATTCCCGTCTTCGAGACcatggacgagaaggagctcAACTACATCAAGATGATCAATGCGGGCCAGAAGTTTTTCTACAACAACGTCTCCTTCGGCTACCTGTCTCACCGTATTGTTTTTTATCTCACGAACCTCCACATCAAGTCACGTACCACCTACTTTgtccgcgccggcgtcacAACGGAGGAGGATTCGTACAAGGCTGATGCCCCTCTTTCCGAGGAAGGCATCGCGTATGCTGCCAGGATGTCCGAGATATTGTTGAAGCACCGCGAACAGGAGCgtgccgccctcgtcgagcgAGGTGGCCCTGACgtccccctccgccccctgTCCGTCTGGACTTCCACTCGTTGCCGGACCGTTCAGACTGCCGACTAtctcaagaagaagggcttCAAGGTTCGCCAGCGCTCGCAGATGAGCCAGATCAACCCTGGCGTCTGCGAGAAGATGTCGGAGCGTGCCATACGTCACCTTTACCCCGAGGAAGTCGAGAAGCACGAGCTTGACCCGTACCACCATAGATACCCGCGGGCTGAGGTGAGCAAAC from Colletotrichum higginsianum IMI 349063 chromosome 3, whole genome shotgun sequence includes the following:
- a CDS encoding 6-phosphofructo-2-kinase; protein product: MMANTDEGNPGIVEEISRASRGLGIPSTVLQPRPELVQEEGIDIISFNSTAEIAANAPRYRRKSSTFIDGIHDVPEDQDMAPAQLYSTMSGRLFHSGRIAIVMVGLPARGKTHICVSLARYLGWLGVKTRIFHLGDYRRATVGKGGIVPEDYFFPDASPQSVILRQKILKKCREDIYAWLNHENGQVAIYDAVNPTAAGRRALAKELAKHDVQTLFIESYVNDEGILRENARNVKISSPDFAGMDPDEAAKLYLRRIDMKIPVFETMDEKELNYIKMINAGQKFFYNNVSFGYLSHRIVFYLTNLHIKSRTTYFVRAGVTTEEDSYKADAPLSEEGIAYAARMSEILLKHREQERAALVERGGPDVPLRPLSVWTSTRCRTVQTADYLKKKGFKVRQRSQMSQINPGVCEKMSERAIRHLYPEEVEKHELDPYHHRYPRAESYHDLAVRLEPIILELEREQSDLLIIAHESVLRVLYAYLMHCATMDIPVLKFPRDEIIEIIPAAYQNEAKRIHIPGIDPKITPGSPEDIHIPVPGSGLASGNLSPMPGLSSPAEPAERPPEKVINKAAEMVADRQNDED